CTCCAAATCGTGTGGATGCTATTTTTACCATCACTGGTGGAAGCTCAGAAGTGGATGGTTCTGACTATTCGATGGTGGTGTTATCAACGGGTGATGTAGCAGGTAATGTGGCTCATGGCGAATCGTTTACGATTACAGGACTGCAAGATGGTGAGTTGATTACTTTGGAGGTGACGGATGCAAGTGACTGTTCCAATATGTTTGAATATACCGACATTGAGGAGGAAAACATCTTGTTGGCTTCTTTTGTGGTGAAACCTGTTCCTGCAAAGGATTTCATTCAGTTGGACTTCAATACTACAAGTGCGGCAACTGCTACAATTCGCTTGTATAGTGTGGACGGAAAGGTGCTGTTGCAGCAATCTCAACAAGGTAAATTGGGGGCAAATACGATGGAACTGAACCTTCAATCTTTGCCTACGGGTATGTATTTCTTGTCCTTGAATTATGACGGGATGGTGGTGAACCGAAAGGTGGTGAAAGAATAGAAAATTCAAACTCAAAATTACAAGTCCAAATTCAATGAGTGAATTGGATGGTTGGTGGAAGGTTTGAAGGATTAATTGATATGGAAACGCCGTAGGTTCTTTAAGAATCTACGGCGTTTTTTGGTTTTTGATCAAAACTTATAACACCCCGTCCCCTTACTGCCTCCAAAACTTCCATCCCCCAATTGCAGCCCAACGGTAATGCCCAAAAATAAATAACCATCCTTGTAGTCTGAGCCACCTCTTTCTGTTCCTTCTTCCATAAAGCTATCATTACCTGTGAGTTCACCCGAACGGTCAGACAATGCCACTGCCAACTCACCATTTGCAGCCAAAAGCTGAGAACGATTCGGATAAACGGTGCTTACATCGTCCAAATAATCGGTAAAAGTTTTGCGGTAGCCCATTTCGATGCCCCAAACCAGCGAATTTTTGGTGTGAAATTGAATACCTCCACCCATTGGAATGGACAATTGTAAACGATTGTACTTGCGTTCACCGCCAAATACCGTTCCTTGTCCTTCTGTGCCAAGTGGCTGAAGATCAATCCATTCATCTTGATACAGTGCTTTGGGATTGAAGTGAAAACCCGCTACTCCTGCAAATAGATAGGGGTCAAATGCCCGTTTTCCGCCCAACAAATGCCCCATGAATTGAAAACTGCCTTCAAGAATGGAGGAGTGAAAACTCAAGTTTCTTGTCCTCAATTGTAGGTTATCGTTGTGTGTATCACTACCCGAAATTTTTCCATACATAGCTGAGATTCTGAAAGAAAGGTTAGGGTGTAAACCCACTTGTCCATACACTCCAGCGGCTGTGTGGGTTTCGTTGAGTACCACAATACCTGGTACCAAATCTCCTACATAGTTGGATGCACCTAAGAAAACACCTGCTTGGTGGTTTTGGGCGTGGGAGGATTGAAGGGAAAGTAGTAGGAATAGAAATGTAAGGTGTTTGAACATTGTCTTTTTGGTCTAAATAAGGTTCTGTTTTGAAATTTTCGATAGGCATTTTTGGAAAGTCCCTGATGGTTTTCAAGTAAATAAATCACACCCAGCCCAAAACATCTTTAATCCGTCGAGCAGGCGTAAATTTAAAAATTTTGGTATCTGAAGAACCATATCGTGGAGTTCTACAATAAAAGCGTCCCATATTTTTGATGGTGACGCTTTCTGCTTTGTCAAATTCTTCGCACATGATTTCTACCATAGTTTCGATGTATCGCTCTGCAGTTGATTCTTTGACCTTTAGCTTTTTAGCATAAGCAGCTGTAAATTCTTTGTGTGTCATGTTTTTTTGATTATTCCAAGACCAATGTGTCATATCCAAATCGCACTTGCAAATAGCTGTAAATGCGTTTTTCAAAATCAGCAACTTGTTGGGTATTTAGCTTCAACGAATCTGCCCAAGCCAAGTCAATGACAGGCAATCGCCGTTTATGTTGAAGACTATCAAAGGTGACAGTTGTTCGGTTGGCGCAGCTAAGACTCAATATTTCTGGGTAAAGTGCATGGAGTTCTTTTCTAATGGCTTCAATGGGAATCGAGTCATTCTCTAATATTTTCACTTTATCTTGAAGTGCCACGATTTGAGCATCCTTTTCCTCGTGTAGCTGCATGAAAGTTTCCATATTTTGTTTCACTTCCGCATTGATTTCGTTTTTCATGCGGTCGAGTTTATCTTTAGAAAATCCTGTCTGTATGAGTTTTAAGTGAACATGCGTACTGTCTTTTCCCAAATAAGTTCGCAGTTTATGTTCCAATATTGGAATCTCCGATTCTACAATACTTTCCCCCCCCAAATAAATCTTCAAAATAGTGCTATCAACCGATGCTTCCTCCAGTTCCCTATCGAACGCTTCATGTTGATCCCCATTGATTTCTTTTTCTATAAACTGATTGATTTTATTATTGACCGAAATTTTGTTGAGCGTATTCAGTAAAATGTAAATACTTGGAATACTGATGAGAATGATAAA
This window of the Chitinophagales bacterium genome carries:
- a CDS encoding DUF6089 family protein, with the protein product MFKHLTFLFLLLSLQSSHAQNHQAGVFLGASNYVGDLVPGIVVLNETHTAAGVYGQVGLHPNLSFRISAMYGKISGSDTHNDNLQLRTRNLSFHSSILEGSFQFMGHLLGGKRAFDPYLFAGVAGFHFNPKALYQDEWIDLQPLGTEGQGTVFGGERKYNRLQLSIPMGGGIQFHTKNSLVWGIEMGYRKTFTDYLDDVSTVYPNRSQLLAANGELAVALSDRSGELTGNDSFMEEGTERGGSDYKDGYLFLGITVGLQLGDGSFGGSKGTGCYKF
- a CDS encoding HU family DNA-binding protein — its product is MTHKEFTAAYAKKLKVKESTAERYIETMVEIMCEEFDKAESVTIKNMGRFYCRTPRYGSSDTKIFKFTPARRIKDVLGWV